A genome region from Rhizobium favelukesii includes the following:
- a CDS encoding ribonuclease H family protein, whose translation MEAARSSETWIGVPRHGLHVFADGCWEPRSSQGGWAFVVYRNGVELAFSFGGSLNSTNNTMELLSLFNAAGWINRERTNERVTVWLDSIYAVKGCNIWRPIWKNNGWRKVRANAKARNRKIADAELWQNVDRELSRNPLITVAWCKGHSGIDGNERADELADQGRRSLLKT comes from the coding sequence ATGGAAGCGGCAAGGAGTTCTGAAACATGGATAGGGGTACCCCGCCACGGCCTTCATGTTTTTGCGGATGGTTGCTGGGAACCCCGCTCCAGTCAGGGCGGATGGGCCTTTGTGGTCTACCGCAATGGCGTGGAACTCGCGTTCAGCTTCGGCGGCTCGTTAAACAGCACAAATAACACAATGGAGTTGCTGAGCCTGTTCAACGCCGCAGGCTGGATTAATCGCGAGAGGACCAATGAAAGGGTTACCGTGTGGTTGGACTCCATTTACGCAGTGAAGGGCTGCAATATCTGGAGGCCGATCTGGAAGAACAACGGCTGGCGGAAGGTGCGTGCGAATGCCAAGGCGAGAAACCGAAAAATAGCCGATGCAGAGCTTTGGCAGAACGTTGATCGTGAGCTCTCACGAAATCCGCTCATCACCGTAGCTTGGTGCAAGGGTCATTCGGGAATTGATGGCAACGAACGGGCGGACGAACTCGCAGATCAAGGCCGGCGATCACTCCTTAAGACCTAA
- a CDS encoding gamma-glutamyltransferase family protein, with protein sequence MTSFTTRPEILGTFGVVTSTHWIASSVGMAILEKGGNAFDAAVATGFVLQIVEPHLCGPGGDMPAIFYSKKKDKVEVICAQGPAPAGATIEHYTSEGLNLIPGDGLLATVIPGAFDGWMLMLRDYGTMSIRDILEPAIYYAEEGHPVLAAVSATITRLGGFFEKEWPTSHATWLPGGSAPEPNRNFKNPVLAETWKRVIAVAEAKSGRENQIEAARDAFYRGFVAEAIERFVSTTAVMDASGARHKGVLNANDMASWRATVEAPQTYDYHDWTIAKTPAWGQGPVLLQSLALLRSLDLAAMDPSGPDFVHTVIEAMKLAFADREVYYGDPSFAQIPIEYLLSESYNSERRKLIGEGASLELRPGRVPGYNRQFDVTMAMLAEMSGKGTVYEPTMSHLRERRGDTVHIDVIDRWGNMVSTTPSGGWLQSSPIIPGLGFALNSRAQMFWLKPGLPTSLEPGKRPRTTLTPSLALYQGRPTMVFGTPGGDQQDQWQLPFFLRYVHHGKNLQACIDMPLFHTSHFPGSFYPRTSSPGEIMVESSVGTSTLDELRRRGHKVQVADPWTVGRLTAARRDMDGLLRAAATPRLMQAYAVGR encoded by the coding sequence ATGACTAGCTTCACGACACGACCGGAAATCCTCGGCACCTTCGGCGTCGTCACGTCGACCCACTGGATCGCGTCTTCGGTTGGCATGGCGATCCTGGAAAAGGGGGGCAACGCCTTCGATGCGGCTGTCGCCACTGGCTTCGTGCTGCAGATCGTCGAGCCGCATCTATGCGGCCCAGGCGGCGACATGCCCGCCATTTTCTATTCGAAGAAAAAGGACAAGGTCGAGGTCATCTGCGCCCAGGGACCGGCACCGGCCGGCGCGACGATCGAGCACTACACCTCCGAAGGCCTGAACCTGATCCCCGGCGACGGCTTGCTGGCGACGGTTATCCCCGGCGCCTTCGACGGCTGGATGCTGATGTTGCGCGATTACGGAACGATGAGCATCCGGGATATTCTCGAGCCAGCGATCTACTACGCCGAAGAGGGCCATCCCGTGCTTGCCGCGGTTTCTGCGACAATCACGAGACTGGGCGGCTTCTTCGAAAAGGAATGGCCGACTTCCCACGCAACCTGGCTGCCGGGTGGTAGCGCGCCGGAGCCGAACCGCAACTTCAAGAACCCTGTTCTGGCGGAAACTTGGAAGCGGGTGATTGCCGTGGCCGAAGCGAAGAGCGGTCGGGAAAATCAGATCGAGGCCGCCCGCGACGCCTTCTACCGGGGCTTCGTGGCCGAGGCGATCGAAAGGTTCGTCAGCACCACCGCCGTCATGGATGCGAGCGGAGCCAGGCACAAGGGCGTGCTGAACGCTAATGACATGGCAAGCTGGCGCGCCACGGTCGAGGCGCCGCAGACCTATGACTACCACGACTGGACGATTGCTAAAACGCCGGCCTGGGGCCAAGGACCTGTATTGCTGCAATCCCTGGCGCTGTTGAGAAGCCTTGATCTCGCTGCGATGGACCCGTCAGGGCCGGACTTCGTACACACCGTCATTGAAGCCATGAAGCTCGCCTTCGCCGATCGCGAAGTCTATTACGGAGATCCGAGTTTCGCGCAGATCCCCATCGAGTATCTGCTGTCGGAAAGCTATAATAGCGAACGCCGGAAACTGATCGGCGAGGGAGCTTCGCTCGAGCTGCGCCCCGGCCGCGTGCCAGGCTACAACCGCCAATTCGACGTGACCATGGCCATGCTTGCCGAAATGAGCGGCAAGGGCACGGTCTACGAGCCAACCATGTCGCATCTTCGCGAAAGACGTGGCGACACGGTGCATATCGATGTGATCGACCGCTGGGGCAACATGGTTTCAACCACGCCTTCTGGAGGCTGGCTGCAGTCTTCGCCGATCATCCCGGGCCTCGGCTTCGCACTGAACTCTCGCGCCCAGATGTTCTGGCTGAAGCCCGGACTGCCGACTTCTCTTGAGCCGGGCAAGCGACCCCGGACGACGCTCACTCCCTCGCTGGCGCTGTATCAGGGCCGGCCGACGATGGTCTTCGGCACGCCTGGCGGCGATCAGCAGGATCAGTGGCAGCTGCCTTTCTTCCTGCGCTACGTCCATCACGGAAAAAACCTACAGGCATGTATCGACATGCCGCTCTTCCACACTTCGCATTTCCCGGGTTCCTTCTACCCGCGCACCAGTTCTCCCGGCGAGATCATGGTCGAAAGCAGCGTCGGCACTTCGACGCTCGACGAGCTGCGCCGGCGTGGCCACAAGGTACAGGTTGCCGATCCTTGGACCGTGGGCCGTCTGACCGCAGCGCGCCGGGACATGGACGGTCTTCTAAGGGCCGCCGCGACCCCCCGCCTTATGCAGGCCTACGCGGTTGGCAGATAA
- a CDS encoding IS701 family transposase, giving the protein MSEQHDCSREPGDAVPHILRKWLSPFRFWFTAPSWEHLLVLVMGALLSPGKRTVTACLRITGRAEVSNFAAYHQLLNRARWNPRTLAARLLSIIVARLVPEGPVVIGMDDTIERRWGQRIAARGIYRDPVRSSHGHFVKASGLRWLSFMVLSPVPWAKCIKALPVLTILCPSERHDQKKGRKHKLLTDWARQGVLQLCRWLPGREIIFVGDSSFAVHTLAAALPDTATLITRLRLDASLFAPPDQRHEHTLGRPAQKGRPLPKLKTLLKDAKTEWQRIVASSWYGKQTDKTLDVTSGTGLWYRRGTPPRPIRWVLVRDPSGRREPQAFMSTNVNLEPAQIIAYFVRRWQIEVTFAETRAHLGVETQRQWNDKAIMRTTPSLLALYSLVTLWACDLLGHGVLPYAAAWYKKTEFTFSDAIGAVRMILWDQDIYRQHPPDPDIPETQPSRLKRMTQALCFAA; this is encoded by the coding sequence ATGAGCGAACAACATGATTGTAGCCGTGAGCCGGGAGACGCGGTCCCCCACATCCTTCGCAAATGGCTGTCGCCGTTTCGTTTCTGGTTTACCGCGCCAAGCTGGGAGCATCTGCTGGTCCTGGTGATGGGTGCGCTCCTTTCGCCTGGCAAGCGAACGGTGACGGCCTGCCTGCGCATCACCGGACGCGCGGAGGTAAGTAATTTTGCCGCCTATCATCAACTCCTCAACCGAGCCCGCTGGAACCCTCGCACGTTGGCGGCCCGTCTGCTGTCCATCATTGTTGCCCGGCTCGTGCCCGAGGGCCCTGTCGTGATTGGCATGGATGATACAATCGAACGGCGTTGGGGCCAACGCATCGCCGCGCGTGGAATTTATCGTGACCCGGTGCGCTCCAGCCATGGCCACTTTGTCAAAGCCAGCGGCTTGAGATGGTTGAGCTTCATGGTTCTTTCACCTGTCCCATGGGCAAAATGTATTAAAGCCCTGCCGGTGCTGACGATCCTGTGTCCCTCTGAGCGCCATGATCAGAAGAAGGGCCGAAAGCACAAGCTGCTGACTGATTGGGCAAGGCAAGGCGTCTTGCAGCTTTGCCGCTGGCTGCCGGGCCGCGAAATCATCTTTGTCGGCGATAGCAGCTTTGCCGTTCATACACTGGCTGCGGCTCTTCCCGACACGGCCACTCTCATCACGCGGTTGCGTCTGGATGCCAGTCTCTTTGCTCCACCAGATCAACGGCACGAACATACGCTCGGGCGACCGGCGCAAAAAGGCAGGCCATTGCCGAAACTGAAAACGCTCCTCAAAGACGCAAAGACCGAGTGGCAGCGCATCGTCGCATCGTCCTGGTACGGCAAGCAAACCGACAAAACCCTTGATGTCACATCAGGAACCGGCCTCTGGTATCGGCGTGGAACGCCCCCAAGACCAATTCGCTGGGTTCTCGTTCGCGATCCATCAGGCCGTCGTGAACCCCAGGCGTTCATGAGCACCAACGTCAACCTTGAGCCCGCTCAGATCATTGCCTATTTCGTTCGGCGCTGGCAGATCGAGGTCACCTTCGCCGAAACGCGAGCGCATCTTGGCGTGGAAACCCAACGGCAGTGGAACGACAAAGCCATCATGCGCACGACCCCGTCGCTGCTGGCGCTCTACAGCCTCGTCACACTCTGGGCATGCGATCTGCTCGGTCATGGCGTCCTTCCCTATGCCGCCGCCTGGTACAAGAAAACAGAGTTCACCTTCTCCGATGCCATCGGTGCGGTTCGCATGATCCTGTGGGATCAGGATATTTATCGACAGCACCCGCCAGACCCGGACATTCCTGAAACTCAACCAAGCCGCCTCAAGCGGATGACACAAGCACTTTGCTTCGCTGCATAA